GCCTTAAAATTGTTTCTAATATAGTCGTTTTGGGTATGTTTTTAGTTTGTTGGATGAGGTGGTTGTGTAATTGGTATTAGGGGCTTTTTTTCAAACCTGTCAATGTTTTTACTGAAAAAACTATGATTAATACAGTTTGTACAATGCAAGCCAAAATTACAGTATCAAACAATAATATATTGGGGTTGTACTGAAAAAATATCAGAATGCATCCTACTGTAAAATTAATAAGCCAAATATAAAGTCCTATCTGATTTCCATCTGTCATAAGCCCATTGCCTATAGTCCCAATAAACACCACAAAAAAAAGAATAAGTGATAGTGTATTATGATGTTGATTTTCAAAGTAAATGTAAAAAAGTAAAAGTATAAAGAGTAATAAAGAGCTTGAAACAAGAATCCAATTTGGATAGACAAAAAGGTTTTCTTTTTTGCTATTCATGCTAAATATCTTGAGTTTATATAATCTTGCAAATGGAGCATTATTAACTATTATCGGGTTATTGGATTTGGGAACATTGTCAACACCGCAGACAACAAGTTCGTTTTCTAGTTCTTCTTGAAAGGTGTTAAACAACTTATCCCATATTATAAATGTTCCGGAGAAATTTTTGTCTCTATAAGGGTCGTTTTTACCATGATGAACCCGATGATGTGCAGGAGTTACCATAAAATACTCCAGCCAGCCACTCTTCTTTATTAAATGATTGTGATTATAAAACTGAATAAAATAGTGAATAGATGCAACGGCAACAAACACATCAACCGGAAAGCCTATTACAGCCATCACCAAAAAAAATGGGAAAGATGTTAAAGACGAATACCACGAATTTCTAATGCCTAAGGATAGACTAAAATGCTCGCCTTCATGGTGAACCGAGTGTACACCCCACAGCAGGCTATATTTATGATGCAATCTGTGTAGCCAATAAAAGCAAAAATCCCAAAGCACAAAAGCTAACAACCATATTGCCCAATAAGGGAGCGATTGTAATAAATCTAAACTAAAAAACTTATAGGTAGTGTAATATGCAGCAACTTCTAAGCCTCTAAATACCCAAAGTAAAATATGTCCGGAGTTT
This genomic interval from Bacteroidota bacterium contains the following:
- a CDS encoding sterol desaturase family protein codes for the protein MELVIGNSLLLVFVIIEIMILYFYKKETIPWKEIITNLNSGHILLWVFRGLEVAAYYTTYKFFSLDLLQSLPYWAIWLLAFVLWDFCFYWLHRLHHKYSLLWGVHSVHHEGEHFSLSLGIRNSWYSSLTSFPFFLVMAVIGFPVDVFVAVASIHYFIQFYNHNHLIKKSGWLEYFMVTPAHHRVHHGKNDPYRDKNFSGTFIIWDKLFNTFQEELENELVVCGVDNVPKSNNPIIVNNAPFARLYKLKIFSMNSKKENLFVYPNWILVSSSLLLFILLLFYIYFENQHHNTLSLILFFVVFIGTIGNGLMTDGNQIGLYIWLINFTVGCILIFFQYNPNILLFDTVILACIVQTVLIIVFSVKTLTGLKKSP